TTGTATTGGTGTTCTCTGCACAATAGGCAGAAGTTCCCAATTCAGTTAAGCCATCCTCCAAGTCGACATAGTTCAGATATTCGGAATTGTCAGAAACCGCTGCCGCATTTTCAGGATAGCCAGAAAAACCGTAGTTGAATGACTTACCCCAGTGGCTACGGTAATCGATTGTTCTATTCCACATAAAGCCCAAGTCATTATCTGCCCAAGCAATATCTATGTTCTTGACCATGTGCGATTTCTTCGCTGTAGCATTCAATTTCCATCCGAGCAATTCCACATAAAGGTCTTCCGAAGCGATATTATCGCTTCCGGCTGAGTTGTCTTCACCTGCCACAGTGACTTTTATCGGATAACGCCCATTTTCATCCTTTTCGAGTTCACCGGACACATTCAAAGTTACCTTGGCCGCCAGACGCTCTACATATACGGTCACCGTATTAGTAATCGCACTCACATCCGTCATCGGCTCAAGAGAAAAATTTTCCTCTTTAACTTCTGTTACGAAATACTTTGCCCGATTGGTGTCGGTGTAGCTTGTAGTGCTCATGGTAAAGTAATTGATAGTACTGTTATTGATTGTTTCCGGATAATAAATACCTTCCGCATTATTATCCGCAAGCACTGTCTGCATTTCGTCAAGCGTTTCCCCATACACGAAATCATTCGGTTTGTTGAGCACCGCTACCATATACTTAGGATAGTTCTTCTTGTCCATTCCCTTCAGTACCACAACGTTATTACTTGTAAATTCAATGTTTCCGGCAGGGGTGGTTACCGAGGCGTTACCATTCGTCCAAACATCACCTTGTGTCACAAATACACCATCTGCATCATAAAAATAGAAGTAGGCATTTTTTACGGACTGCTCGTTTGTTCCGTACTCAAAGTCACCTTCTTGCGCTCTTGTAAGAGAACCTGCATCAGCAAGGCGGACATTAATATACGCCTCACTTCCTGCGAAAACATTCGGTGTATCATCCGGAATAACTCCTAATTCATCATTCGAACATGCACACAATGCGGTACACACGAACAAACCCAAAAATAATTTATTCATCTTCATCATTTTTTGTAATCTAATTTTGTTAATAATATATTTTCTCGTTAACGTCTTCCTTTTTCAAGTTGCTCAAGCGTAATGCCAGCCTGTTCTAATCCGAGCGATTTCGCCTCGTTCAAGTAACGTCGGGCACTGTCGTAATCCTTTTGCCGGATGGCCAGTGCTCCCCGTGCATAAACAGCCTCGGGCGAATCATCTGCCTTGGCAAGATAACGCTTCGCGCTTGTGAGGTCACCGCGGCGCATGGCAGCGTTGGCAGCATTCAGGTTAGCAATAGTGTCATCCGGAAACATGCGTACCGCTGTCTCGAATACCTCAGTGAACTCATCCGTACCGGGTTCATACTCTTGTGCAGCGAGATAGAACTCATTCAGATCCAGTTTTTGCGGTCGCCCACACATGATTCGTTTTATCTCCTCCACATCGCTGTAACTGCGGATAGTATAGGCTATGCGATAGTCAGTGTGGCGTAACGCAGGATAACAGTTCTGTAACAGGAAACTGTATTCCATCGGATAATCACGTTTTATTTTCCACTCTTTGGCATCCGGCTCCAAATTACCGTCTATCAAAGTGACTATTTCCGCACGATGTGCAAGGTTCGACCGTTCCACGTAGTAACGCAATCCTGCCCAATCCTCCGGTTCGTAATCGGTCGTTATTACATCGCCTTCAAACCGGTAAAGTTGCTGTATGTATCTCTTCAATGCGGCAGTACGCCCGATAGCCAACTCTTTGTTATGCGCATAAGAACCTTCAGGCGAAGCATAACCTTTCAGCCATACTGAAGTGATAGTTATGTCCGTATCGTTTCGCACGGAGTCAATTGATGACTGTATTTTCCCAAGTTCGGCGGTGTTGCGTCGATAGTCCGGATAAATCATCGTTTGATCCACCGGAAAGTCGATGAATGCTGAGCCTTCGAGCGAATCCCTTTTTTCAATCTGCCCTTGCGGACGTACATATACCAGTTCAGGGAAAAACGCCTCTGTGTATCGTCCAAGCATACCGACCTGTTCTGCCAATAAAGTATTGCAACATCCATAGTCGCTACGATGTAGCAACAACACGGAGCCGTTCATCCATTCTGCATACGGTACTAAATTGTGGTATTCAATGGTATCAGGCTTCTTCGAGACTTTATAACTCTTTTCATCTTTACCTGATAACATGCTCTCTCCATTACGTACATAGAAGTAATAACGCTGTCTGCCGTAAACCCCTACCGATTGCAGGGCAAGCGAGTCGTTATCATTAACTAACCATGGCGTAAGAAGTACAGCACGATTTTCATCCACATCAAGCCCTGACAAATCCCAAAGCATGTCTATGGCAATGTACCCTCCATTACGTTCCATTTTAAGATTTTCCACGGAAACACCATCCACGATGTCCTGTTTCCGCATATCGATTGCGATCTGTGCTTCCGCTACCACAACCATGCCCCAAAGGGCTACTAGGATATATAATATCTTTTTCATCTTGTACACGATTAAAATACATAAACAAGGTTGATTGCCGCTTTCGTCGGTCCCACATAATGGTGTGGTTTGTCCGTTTCTATCCTCTTACCGCATCCTAAACACTGGAAGCGGTCATAGCGTGTATAGGAATAACCAAAACCAATTTCCGCCTCAAGATTCCAATGCCTCCCCAATATCCACGCATAGCCATAAGCGATACCCGCGCCAACAAACCATCCCTGGTAACGGGTATCCTTTAGTTTACGAGCATCCGTACCAAGGAAATTGATTTTTCCGTCAAAACCTCCGATGTTATACTGTCCTCCATGAATGTGAGTACCTACAAAGTGCCCCGAGAAGCGATCGCAGAACCAGTATCTGACTTCAGGTTGAATAGCCCAATGTTTCCAGTGGCGATTGTGCGAAAGCATCCATGCATTGAACTGTCCCGTAACATCTAAAGTCCATTTAGAGGCGAGTCCTATTTCTATTCCCAAATTCGGATTCAAGAAAGCATCCGCCAGAACATTACTTTTGACAGCCACGTTCTGAGACTTGACACTCTGCGTCATGCCGGTAATGGTAACTACCAGCAAAACAAATATCCGTTTCATAATTCTATTGTTCATATTTTATGGCTATAGTTAATTATTACATTCCAAATTTTACAGTCTTTCCTTATATAGGTAATTTCAAGAGACCAGCCACGGTACCTCGCTTTCTTTCCGCACAAAGGAACAATGTATTTGTTATCGCATCATGCCAAAACGTATAAATCATATTGGCAAAATCGTAATGGACATTATACGCAAACTGCAATTTTGTATCGGACATGTCAAATCATCAAATCCAGAGTCATTTTTTAAGTGTACGGAGCCATTATTAACAGTTGCAATACCTATAAATGCAGTAAATTAGGCTATCTTTGTATATTACAATGTCGATGTGTATATCACTGTCTACCCAAACAATTTTAGTGTACCGGAAAAAGCCAGTGGAAATACACACTCGAAAAGAATAATTTGAATTCGATTAATATGGGAGCATTTGTCACATACAGCAACTTGATGACCTATATTTTACCAATATTTTGTTCGGCCATATGCTCGGTCTTTACCTTATTATTGACATGGAATTATCGCAATCTAGCCGAAAGGAAATTAAGGTGGATCGTGAGCATTTATTGTATCCTGATAGCCATATGGTGGTCATCTGCTTTATGGCATACTGTCTCTGATGAGCCGATATTCCTTCCGGTCGATATACCTTTTGCCTTGTCGTATATCTATACTCCCATATTGTTCTACAACATTGTTTATAATCTGACTTATTTTGAGGATAAAAGAAACTTTCCCATACTGAATTACCTTTGGCCAGTCCCTACATTGGTAATTATCCTGATAGTGGCAACCTGGATATCGCCTCCCAAGGGAGAGCTTTTTACCGGCTTATCGTTGTTCGAAGAATATACGGCGCTTTTCATATCCGACTTTTTAGTGCGGTTTATCACAGCGGTAGTCTATATTGTTCCAACCGGACTATTGTTATTGCGGCATTACAAGCGAACAGTACTTCAAAAAACCGATACAGATCGAAAATATCTCAGTATAAAATCATCGCGTTGGCTCATCGTGTTTTTCATACTTTCCATCGCTATATTGCTAATCGCTTTTTTGTCTTCGTTGGTTGGTCCAAGCCAATGGCTTATCCGGCTGAACGCATTATGCATTATGGCTCAAGAGATATTGCTTACATACCAAATCATCCGCAGGCAATATCTCTCTTACAAAATATCTGATTTGTTTCCAGCCAACGAAAAGAAAACCGAGAACAGCAGCCCGACCACCCAACAGCAACCTGCGCCGAATAATACGCACGGACTATTGAACAAGAAGGTGTTCGAAAACTATTTGTCTCAACAAAAGCCATACCTCAATCCCGATTTCAAACTGACTGACATGGCCGAGATAATGGGTGTAAACCGTACCGTCATGTCCAACTTTATCAATCAAACGTATGGTATGAATTTCAGGCGTTATCTAAACCTGTGCCGGATCAAAGAGTATCAGGCACTGATAGTGCATCCTTCAAACAAAGGTAAAAATCCGTATCAGGTAATGGCCATGGCGGGATTTAAAGATTCCAGACATTTCCAGCGTGCGATTCAACTGGAAAATATATATAAAGAACAGACTCACAAAGAACCATAAATAAACCAAAAGGATGAATCAAGATATCGGACGTGCTATAGTTTTTTCAATACCTGCAGTAAGTGCTGCGGTCAGCTTGATTATGATTTCGCTCGACATAACCCGCTCTTCCAATACGGTCAACCGAAAAATACATTACAGCATAATCACTGTATACTGTCTAATAATACTGTACTGGAGCGGACTGGTAATGTATTCCATCGCCCGTGACGCTTTCATAGCATACTTGCCTGTTTGCTTTTCCTCGTTTAGTTTTATTCCCATATTCCTGTACATGATCACCTATATTATTACAGGAGTAGGCGATCGAAAGCATTTCCCCACATACCATTTCATCCTTCCAGCATGTTTGACCGTAACTATCCACGTGATTGCCTTTACAGTACCGTTCCAGCAACGATGGAATGCCATTTATGACAACGGGGTAAGCCTGACAAGCGCAATTATTGACAGCACGTATATCATCTGTATTTTGCTGAGTATTTTATATTCCGGGTTGAGCCTGCTCCGCATAAAATCGTACAAACGTCAAGTTACCAATTATTCCGCTGATATCTACCGAATGTCGCTGGATTGGTTGTCCTTTATCATCATCTTCAGGGTCCTGTTGCAAACCTTACCGATAGCCGGATTAATATTGGGCATCGAACTATTCAATAAATTGGGGGTTATCTGGACATTCACAACATTACCAGCAGTCTTTACTCAGATTGTGTTGTGCCTGAACATTCTTTCGGAGAATTATGTGATCATCGAACCTATTACCGCCAAAGAAAAGGAAATGACCACGTCCGGAAACTATGCGCAACTGGAACGCCAGCGGGTTGAAAAGTATTTAGAGAATGAAAAACCTTATCTAAATCCGGAATTCAAAATAACCGATATGGCCAAGGATCTTTTTTCAAACAGGACTTATATATCTGCTTTCATCAACCGGGAATATGGTATGAATTTCAATCGTTTTATCAACAATTACCGACTAAAGGAAGTAGAAAGACTACAGTCAGAGGCTATACAAAGAAAGCAAAAAATATCCTCGACGGAAATTGTCATTCATGCTGGATTCAGTAATTATCGCAGTTATTTCCGAGCAAAAAAAATGGCAAAGAACGATCCCGTTTCCATTGATTAAAAGAAAATTTAAACAACCAGTAAGATACACGAATACAGGGATATAGAAACTAATCATCTGTATTCAACTTATTTACTTCCTAAATACAGGAAGAACATTCCAATCAATACTAATATGAGATCGACAGCCTTACTCTTTAAATTCTTTTCACGGAAGAAGAGAGCTCCGAAAAGGAAGGAGACAACCACACTGCCGCGGCGTACCATAGAAACGATGGAAATCATGGAGTCTTCATAGCTCAGGGCATAAAAGTAGGCAAAGTCAGCCGCACTAAGGAAGACGGATATCAGGATGATAGTCCAGTCCCAACGGAAAGGAGTACTTTCTTTTCGTTTGGGATACCATAGCAAAAGGATGATGGGGCACATGATAAATACCTGATAAACATTGTACCACGATTGTACAACCATAGGATTGAATTGCTTCATCAGATACTTGTCATACAGTCCGCTGATAGCACCGGTGATGGCGGCAAGCACAATGAAATAAATCCATTTGTTATGCTTGAAGTCGATGCCCTCTTTCTTGCCGGAACGGCTCAGCATAAAGAAAGAAAGTATGGCAAGCATGACTCCGATCCATTGATACAGGTTCAGACGTTCACCGAATATCAGCATGGCCCCCACGAGTACCATTACAGGGCGGGTGGCATTAATCGGTCCTACAATAGTCAACGGCAAATGTTTCATACCGAAATAGCCGAATATCCAAGATGAAAGAACGATAAAGGACTTGATAATTATAAACTTATGTACTTCCCAACCTACTACAGGCACATCAAACATTGTTCCGTTAAGGACCGGAGTAAAAGCGGAAATCAATATGAAAGGAAGAAATACCATACTGGAAAACACTGTGTTCAGAAACAGAACGGGAAGCACAGCATTGTCACGCAATGATTTCTTCTTAAATGCATCATAAAACCCCAGCAAGGCAGCTGAGAGAAAGGCGAGTAATAACCACATGGTTCTTAGTTAATTAATTGTTAGTTATTCAGTTATTATCTGCGATGAATAATTCCTCGGGATATGTGACATCTACCAAAAACAAGGCATTACCCGGAACGGAAGTACCAGCCTTGCAACGGTCTTTCTGTTCGATGACACGCCGGAAGCCTTCAACGGTGAGCTTGCCACGGCCTACTTCAAGCAGAGTACCGACAACTGCACGAACCATATTGCGCAGGAAACGGTCCGCCTGAATGGTAAATACCCAGGTTACATCATCTACCTGCGTCCAAGCGGCATGCATAATGCGGCAATTGTTCGTTTTTACGTCCGTATGCAGCTTGCTGAAACTGGTGAAGTCCGTATAATCAAACAAAATACGGGCAGCTTCGTTCATTCGCTCAAAGTCCGGCGCTTGGAAAAGACGGCAACGATATTGACGATTAAAGGGAGACTTTACCGTAGTCACGTAGTATTTATACATGCGGGCTGTTGCATCAAAACGGGCATGCGCATCGGGCTTCACTGCACGGATACGGTAGATAGAGATGTCCGGTGGCAGAAGGCGATTCAACTTGTCGGTAAAAAAGACAGTATCCAATGGTTCATCACTATCAAAGTGGGCTACCATCAGGGAAGCATGCACACCGGCATCGGTACGTCCGGCACCGATAACCTCTACTTCACGGCGCATCAATGTGGCAAGTGCGCGCATCAGACACTCTTGTACACTGTCTCCGTTGGGTTGTATTTGCCAGCCGTGGTAAGCGGTTCCGTCGTAAGCTAAATAGATAAAATACCGTTGCATACTCTTTTGCTTTCATTTTTTCGGCTGCAAAGATAGTGCAAACCCAAAGCTGTACAAAATAAGCTTGCTTATTTTTAATGCTGAGGTGCAGCCTATCTTCGCTTTCAAGCAAAGATATTATAAAGCGGAAAAATGACAAGCAAATAGAGAAGAACTCTCTTTTCTTTTTTATACTTTTGTGCCCACATAAAAACAATTCCAAACAATATGCAACAAGTATACAGTAAACTTCCACTCTTATTTTTAGCAATAATCATCACCAGCACTTCCCTTGCCGGATGCAAAAAGAAAGATATGTCCCTCAAGTTGAATGAACCGAGAAACATCAAAGGGGTAATCAGCTACAGACGGACTTTCGGAGACTTGAATGAAGCACATTTAAATATTGCACAAGCCATAGGTATCGCCCCCATCGCTTCGCGCAAGGATGCAGAAAACATGAAAGAGAAATTGCATCATATAGAAACAAATGATTTATATAAGGTGGATTCCCTCACACACTCCATCCCTTATCTGATTCCGAGTGCAGCACAATTGCTCGATACCATCGGCAGCAATTTCCTAGATTCGCTTACGGCAAAAGGACTGAATCCGAATAAAGTCATCGTGACTTCCGTACTTCGCACCCAGGATGATGTGAAACGCCTGCGCCGCCGCAACGGAAATGCCTCCGCAAATTCTGCACACTTCTATGGTACAACATTCGATGTAAGCTGGAAACGTTTCCAGAAAATAGAAGATGAAGACGGACGCCCCTTGCAGGATGTCAGTGCAGATACCCTGAAACTCGTTCTCTCAGAAGTGTTGCGAGACCTGCGGAAAGCCGAGAAATGTTATATCAAATACGAATTGAAACAAGGATGTTTTCACATTACTACGAGAGGAAAGGGATAAAAGATTAATAATATTTCCCAATTCCACCAAACCCCGTTATTATTCTATTATCTTTCGTTTTATTGATAAAGTTGTTTAATCGCTTTTCAAATTCTTCCGGCCGTTTCCTTGCAGCTTCAATGTATGCAATTCGGATACGCTTATATGCATCAGAGAAAAGTTGATAATTTTTCCATGTGATCTTATCCTCTTTCAATCTGTCAATTATATCATCGGGGAAAACAAAAGGAACAGACAAAACATTTCGTATTTTATCTTCAAATTTAGGGTGTATCATTTTATTATCCAGCAGCCACTTAAGCCTTTCTTTATTGGCTTGCGAGTATGTACTTTTAGGGTTTCTGGGCGTGAAATGCTGAATTTTATGTTCTTTGTCAAGCGCCTTTATTGTACTGTCAATCCACTCGAAGCAAAGGGCTTCTTCAACAGCATCGTTGTAAGTAATACCTTTTTCGCCCGAAGATTTACCGGGAAATACAAACCAAATATCACTGGCAGTCTCAAAGTTGTCAGTCAACCACTTTCGCCAATCTTCTCTGTTTTCAAAATATCTTATCTCTGTTGACATAATACCTCCCCTCATTCCTCCATCATCCTCCACGCCAGTGGCAAGTAATTTACAATGTCCCCTGCCGTCATTCCCATCATTCCCTGCTTCTTGCAAGCGATGTCTCCGGCAAGGCCATGAACATACGTAGCCAGACAAGCAGCATCCTGCGGCGCATATCCCTGAGCTAACAACGCAAGCACAACGCCTGTCAGCACATCACCACTGCCTCCTGTTGCCATACCGGGATTGCCTGTCGTATTAAAATAGCACTTCCCTTTCGGAGTGATAATAGCAGAATACGCACCTTTCAACACAATATATACCCCTGCCGTCCGTGCCAGTTCACGTGCCTTCGTCAGCCGTTCATAAGAATCCTGACATTTTCCTACCAAACGTTCCAGCTCTTTGGGATGAGGTGTAAGTATGCTGCCTTTCGGCAAACGACCGATATAATTGCGATGTCCCGCCAACACATTCAGTGCATCAGCATCCACCACCATAGGTGTCTGACAAGCATCTATCTGTTCCAGTACCGCCGCCTCGGTTTCTTCCGCCTTTCCCAGACCCGGACCGATGCCCACTGCCTGATAATCATCCGTATCCGTAGGACAGGCAAAACAGGTATCACTAGGGTCCAGTTCCGTCATTGCTTCCGGAACAGAAGTCTGCACAATCATATTGTTGCAATAAGGCACATGCATCGTCAGCAATCCTACTCCGGAACGCAGGCAGGCTCTTGCGGCAAGTATGGAAGCTCCCGCCATTCCTTGCGAACCCGCAATAAGCAAAGCCCGTCCGAAGTCTCCCTTATGGGCAAACTTATTGCGCGTCTTCAACAAATACTCCATATCTTCCCCTTCCAGCAGGAAATAATCCGTATCCGTTTCCTCTATTGCATCTTCACTCAGGCCGATGTCCAGCAATTCCCATTCGCCCACGAACTCCTGATTTTCCGCAAAAAGAAAAGCCAACTTCGGCAATTGCAGACTTAGCGTCACATCCGCACGGACAATATTCGCACGGACATTGAATGTATTCTCTTCTCCCATCAAGCCCGAGGGAACATCAATGGCCACCACCCGCGCTGACGAAGCATTGATATACTTCACCACGGCAGCAAAACCACCGCTCAATGGCTTGTTCAGTCCGCTACCGAACAGTCCGTCAACCACCACATGGTCGTCCGTCAACACAGGCGGCACAAATTGTGAGGTCACTTCGTGGAAATCTACATTCTCCACATCCGCAAGTCGTTCTTTATTCGTCTCGCAATCGGGAGAAAGCTCTCCCTTGGTATTAAACAAATAAACCGAGACTTTATAGCCTTTCTTTGCCAGCAAACGGGAAACGGCCAATGCATCTCCCCCGTTATTGCCCGGCCCGGCAAATACCGTAAAAGGTGTTTTTGCATCCCAACGTCCGGCAATAGCTTTTGCCAATGCCTGCGAGGCACGTTCCATCAGGTCGATGGAAGCAATCGGTTCATTCTCTATGGTGTAAGCATCCAACTCTTTGATGCTTTGGGTAGGAAATATTTTCATATCTAAATCTTCAAACTAATATTATTCATTAAATCCATTTTCTTCTTTTTCCGCCTCCTTGTCAGCCTGTTCCATTTTCTTCGTCAGCAGTTCCTTCGGGAAATAATACTTAAACGGAATCCGATGGCATCCCGCACGCTTCACCGCCAACGTCAACATGTGGTCTGCCTTGAAATACACACGCGACAGCCTCACGGAATGCGGCAACACATCTTCCGGATGTTCAAACCCTTTGCTCGTGACCGCCGTCTGAAATGAGCCGATGCCGCGCAACGTTACAGAATGCCCGTCACTCAACGCCTCTTCGATGATTTCACCCGTTGCGGCCAGAACAGCTTCTACCACTCCCCGATGAAAACCAGTCCGTTGCGCCACCTGATGTGCCACGTCCCGCTCCGTTTTACCGCCTTTCTTCTGCAATTTCTTGCCGACGGCATACCACAATTCTTTTCTTTCTCCACTCGATACATCCGCCTTGCGACGGACAATATAAGGTATTGCCATATCTTTGTTTTACTAATAGTTATCACCTCTTTATAAGATAGTCCTCGCTTCATTAAAGAACAGTGTTACCAACACCCGGGTGTTGGAAGATCCGACACCCCCATGTTGGCACTACCAACATCCCCATGTAAGCACTACTAACACCCGGGTGTTGGCAACAGGATTACTATAACAAAGGTAGACTATTTAATAGAGATAAACAAGAAAGAATTAAAAAAATCAATAGTATTTTCCATGCAAATATTGCATGTCCCGAAACAAGCTGGCTAAAATTTACCATCAAGACTGATAGAGACAGATAATCTTAATTAATTTTAGGAAACCACCCGCCATACATGGATAACTCAATAGACATCACAACCTAAATTATTTCAAGCTCCAAATGCATTTTTTACATTTTAAGATTCTAAATAGCACATTAAACAATATAAATTAGTAGATTTGTTTTCTTAATAGGAAATAGCATATTAGTAGAAACCTGAAGAGATATAGGTGTGATAAAGGCGACTATCTTATATGTAAAGTTTTAGCTGAGTATACTATGAAACATATTAGTAAAGTTATCTTAGTACTATTGCGTATTTTGCTGTCCTACCCATTTTATGGAATGGCACAAAACATAAAGTCTTTTGATTTTAAAGGAAACTTTTTCTATAATACAATTACTTCTATTGAACAAGATACGTTAGGCTTTATGTGGTTAGGTTTGGATAACGGCGTTTTTCTTTTTGATGGTTATTCTCTTCAGCCATTAATTCATTCAATGATAAGCGACCGTTATGTTAATTTCTTAAGCCACAGAAAAACAACATTGTATATAGGAACCAATGAAGGACTTTATGCCTACAACTATATAAATAACCAATGTGACCTTTGTTCTCCATTATTGAAATCCAAAAATATTATAGCTTATCAGTGTAACAGCGATTATCAAGTTGTAGCTACAGACAGAGAGGTTTTCCTCTTTGACTATAACTGGAATTTCATCCACAAAATAACCATATATAAGGAATCACTGAATAATCATATTACCTCTATGGTGATTTATGGCAATCAAGAAGCCTTATTGGGTACAGAATCCGGTTTGGTGATCATTCATATTGAAAATGACGGTAAAACGAAGAGCAACACTTTATATAGTGGAGACAAAATTGTTCAATTATTTATTGATAGCCGCAATAAACTATGGATATGCCGTGGCGAAGAAATATTATATAGTAACATAGATACTTTGGATTCTGTGGGAATATCGGGATTTAAGCATATTGCCTATAATCATGAAGTTATCTCTTTCTTCGAATACGCAAATCAAGTGTGGGTGGGAACCAGGGGATATGGTATTTCCATATACGAATATGACCATAGCGGAAAGGCAGTCTTGAAAAATAAATTATTAATAGATAAATCAGGAGATAGCGAACTGAAAAACACTATTAATAAAATTTATAAAGACAAGAAATCCAGAATTTGGATATGTACATTAGAGGGAGTATACTTATACAATGATGAGTCCTC
The nucleotide sequence above comes from Bacteroides intestinalis DSM 17393. Encoded proteins:
- a CDS encoding Mfa1 family fimbria major subunit (Members of this family are fimbrial shaft proteins (major subunit proteins), found in the Bacteriodetes. The family is named for Mfa1 from Porphyromonas gingivalis, and is related to but distinct from the family of FimA from the species.) is translated as MKMNKLFLGLFVCTALCACSNDELGVIPDDTPNVFAGSEAYINVRLADAGSLTRAQEGDFEYGTNEQSVKNAYFYFYDADGVFVTQGDVWTNGNASVTTPAGNIEFTSNNVVVLKGMDKKNYPKYMVAVLNKPNDFVYGETLDEMQTVLADNNAEGIYYPETINNSTINYFTMSTTSYTDTNRAKYFVTEVKEENFSLEPMTDVSAITNTVTVYVERLAAKVTLNVSGELEKDENGRYPIKVTVAGEDNSAGSDNIASEDLYVELLGWKLNATAKKSHMVKNIDIAWADNDLGFMWNRTIDYRSHWGKSFNYGFSGYPENAAAVSDNSEYLNYVDLEDGLTELGTSAYCAENTNTSAIVTTNFSSAVTSILLKAKVCDVNGNALDLVRYNGVLFKQDSFLEYVLSILQTKNQLNVWYEDGQDDKGNTKYTQIGKEYVKLENVGDGKVKVVFTNENGASLYTGDGSAYSEQIITTLNDNLATASADATAYNGGLMYYNIPIEHLNNGAITENGIIPEAKYGVVRNHHYVVTVDKLEKIGKGIFDGDEKIVPGDDPDGDIYYVGAKINILSWKIVSQDVEL
- a CDS encoding DUF3868 domain-containing protein codes for the protein MKKILYILVALWGMVVVAEAQIAIDMRKQDIVDGVSVENLKMERNGGYIAIDMLWDLSGLDVDENRAVLLTPWLVNDNDSLALQSVGVYGRQRYYFYVRNGESMLSGKDEKSYKVSKKPDTIEYHNLVPYAEWMNGSVLLLHRSDYGCCNTLLAEQVGMLGRYTEAFFPELVYVRPQGQIEKRDSLEGSAFIDFPVDQTMIYPDYRRNTAELGKIQSSIDSVRNDTDITITSVWLKGYASPEGSYAHNKELAIGRTAALKRYIQQLYRFEGDVITTDYEPEDWAGLRYYVERSNLAHRAEIVTLIDGNLEPDAKEWKIKRDYPMEYSFLLQNCYPALRHTDYRIAYTIRSYSDVEEIKRIMCGRPQKLDLNEFYLAAQEYEPGTDEFTEVFETAVRMFPDDTIANLNAANAAMRRGDLTSAKRYLAKADDSPEAVYARGALAIRQKDYDSARRYLNEAKSLGLEQAGITLEQLEKGRR
- a CDS encoding DUF3575 domain-containing protein, translated to MNNRIMKRIFVLLVVTITGMTQSVKSQNVAVKSNVLADAFLNPNLGIEIGLASKWTLDVTGQFNAWMLSHNRHWKHWAIQPEVRYWFCDRFSGHFVGTHIHGGQYNIGGFDGKINFLGTDARKLKDTRYQGWFVGAGIAYGYAWILGRHWNLEAEIGFGYSYTRYDRFQCLGCGKRIETDKPHHYVGPTKAAINLVYVF
- a CDS encoding helix-turn-helix domain-containing protein; translation: MGAFVTYSNLMTYILPIFCSAICSVFTLLLTWNYRNLAERKLRWIVSIYCILIAIWWSSALWHTVSDEPIFLPVDIPFALSYIYTPILFYNIVYNLTYFEDKRNFPILNYLWPVPTLVIILIVATWISPPKGELFTGLSLFEEYTALFISDFLVRFITAVVYIVPTGLLLLRHYKRTVLQKTDTDRKYLSIKSSRWLIVFFILSIAILLIAFLSSLVGPSQWLIRLNALCIMAQEILLTYQIIRRQYLSYKISDLFPANEKKTENSSPTTQQQPAPNNTHGLLNKKVFENYLSQQKPYLNPDFKLTDMAEIMGVNRTVMSNFINQTYGMNFRRYLNLCRIKEYQALIVHPSNKGKNPYQVMAMAGFKDSRHFQRAIQLENIYKEQTHKEP
- a CDS encoding helix-turn-helix domain-containing protein, whose protein sequence is MNQDIGRAIVFSIPAVSAAVSLIMISLDITRSSNTVNRKIHYSIITVYCLIILYWSGLVMYSIARDAFIAYLPVCFSSFSFIPIFLYMITYIITGVGDRKHFPTYHFILPACLTVTIHVIAFTVPFQQRWNAIYDNGVSLTSAIIDSTYIICILLSILYSGLSLLRIKSYKRQVTNYSADIYRMSLDWLSFIIIFRVLLQTLPIAGLILGIELFNKLGVIWTFTTLPAVFTQIVLCLNILSENYVIIEPITAKEKEMTTSGNYAQLERQRVEKYLENEKPYLNPEFKITDMAKDLFSNRTYISAFINREYGMNFNRFINNYRLKEVERLQSEAIQRKQKISSTEIVIHAGFSNYRSYFRAKKMAKNDPVSID
- a CDS encoding DMT family transporter, encoding MWLLLAFLSAALLGFYDAFKKKSLRDNAVLPVLFLNTVFSSMVFLPFILISAFTPVLNGTMFDVPVVGWEVHKFIIIKSFIVLSSWIFGYFGMKHLPLTIVGPINATRPVMVLVGAMLIFGERLNLYQWIGVMLAILSFFMLSRSGKKEGIDFKHNKWIYFIVLAAITGAISGLYDKYLMKQFNPMVVQSWYNVYQVFIMCPIILLLWYPKRKESTPFRWDWTIILISVFLSAADFAYFYALSYEDSMISIVSMVRRGSVVVSFLFGALFFREKNLKSKAVDLILVLIGMFFLYLGSK
- the truA gene encoding tRNA pseudouridine(38-40) synthase TruA, whose protein sequence is MQRYFIYLAYDGTAYHGWQIQPNGDSVQECLMRALATLMRREVEVIGAGRTDAGVHASLMVAHFDSDEPLDTVFFTDKLNRLLPPDISIYRIRAVKPDAHARFDATARMYKYYVTTVKSPFNRQYRCRLFQAPDFERMNEAARILFDYTDFTSFSKLHTDVKTNNCRIMHAAWTQVDDVTWVFTIQADRFLRNMVRAVVGTLLEVGRGKLTVEGFRRVIEQKDRCKAGTSVPGNALFLVDVTYPEELFIADNN